In the Candidatus Methylomirabilota bacterium genome, one interval contains:
- a CDS encoding adenylate/guanylate cyclase domain-containing protein, producing the protein MTTFPETKYAKSGDYHIAYQAIGTGPLDLVFMHGWISHIEHMWEEPRVARFLDRLASFSRLILLDKRGTGLSDPVPLDRLPTLEERMDDVRAVLDAVGSTRAAFLGTSEAGALSLLFAATYPSRTTALVLLNSYARLAHAPDYPQGIPAEQAQGLLQAIEEGWGKGVAFEALVASQADNASMKSWWARYQRLAASPGAAVTLLRSAFETDARSVLPAITVPVLVLHRAGDPFTGPEHGRYLAERVPGAKFVELSGVDHLFFAEDMDPLLSEIQEFLTGVPEAREPDRVLATVMFVDIVSSTEHATRLGDRRWRDVLDRYYAIARRQLARFRGREIDTAGDGLFATFDGPARAIRCARTIADEVGVLGIAVRVGIHSGECEVIGDKVGGIAVHTGARIAGQAGPSEVLVSSTVRDLVAGSGIRFEDRGRHPLKGVPGEWSLFAVAADLRQTSA; encoded by the coding sequence ATGACGACTTTCCCAGAGACGAAGTACGCGAAGAGCGGCGACTACCACATCGCATATCAAGCAATTGGCACAGGGCCTCTTGACCTCGTCTTCATGCACGGGTGGATATCGCACATTGAGCACATGTGGGAAGAGCCCCGCGTGGCGCGGTTCCTGGACCGCCTCGCGTCCTTCAGTCGCCTCATCTTGCTGGACAAGCGGGGAACGGGGCTCTCGGACCCGGTCCCATTGGATCGGTTGCCCACCCTGGAAGAGCGGATGGACGACGTTCGCGCTGTATTGGACGCCGTCGGATCAACACGGGCCGCCTTTTTGGGAACCTCGGAGGCGGGCGCACTGAGCTTGCTGTTCGCGGCGACGTATCCATCGCGAACCACGGCACTGGTGCTTCTCAACTCCTATGCGCGGCTCGCGCACGCGCCTGATTACCCTCAAGGGATCCCGGCGGAGCAAGCCCAGGGACTGCTGCAGGCGATCGAAGAGGGATGGGGCAAGGGCGTGGCGTTTGAGGCTCTGGTGGCCAGCCAGGCCGACAACGCGTCGATGAAGAGCTGGTGGGCCCGGTACCAACGCCTGGCAGCCAGCCCCGGCGCGGCGGTGACGCTTCTCCGGAGCGCATTTGAAACAGACGCGCGTTCAGTTCTGCCCGCGATCACGGTGCCTGTACTCGTCCTGCACCGCGCCGGCGATCCCTTCACAGGGCCGGAGCACGGGCGCTACCTGGCGGAGCGCGTTCCCGGCGCGAAGTTCGTCGAGCTGTCGGGGGTTGATCATCTGTTCTTCGCCGAGGACATGGATCCCCTGCTCTCGGAAATCCAGGAATTTCTGACTGGAGTTCCCGAGGCGCGGGAGCCCGACCGGGTGCTCGCGACCGTCATGTTCGTCGACATAGTGAGCTCCACAGAGCACGCGACGCGGCTGGGTGATCGACGGTGGCGTGACGTTCTGGACCGCTACTACGCGATTGCGCGGCGCCAACTCGCGCGCTTTCGAGGGCGGGAGATCGACACGGCCGGCGACGGACTGTTCGCGACCTTCGACGGCCCCGCGCGCGCCATTCGCTGTGCCAGGACGATCGCCGACGAGGTCGGCGTGCTGGGGATCGCCGTTCGCGTGGGAATCCATTCGGGCGAGTGCGAGGTCATCGGCGACAAGGTCGGGGGCATCGCTGTCCACACCGGGGCACGGATCGCGGGTCAGGCAGGCCCAAGCGAAGTGCTGGTATCGAGCACCGTCAGGGACTTGGTTGCCGGGTCCGG